The window CAAAATTGTCTTATTCGATTATGTCGGGTCTGGAAAATCAGACCTGAATGCTTATAGCGTTGAGCGGTACAGCGAACTCAATGGGTATGTTAAAGATGTCCTTGACATTTGTGAGACCTTAGATTTGACGAATGTCATTTTCGTTGGACATTCGGTTAGTAGCATGATTGGCATTTTGGCATCCATTCAAGCTCCCCATCGCTTCGAGCGCCTGATTCTTATCGCTCCCTCCCCTTGCTATATCAATGACTTACCCAATTATCTGGGAGGGTTTGAGCGCGCGGACATTGAAGAGCTGCTGGATATTATGGAGAAAAATTACATTGGGTGGGCAAGTTTTTTTGCTCCGGTCATTATGAGGAATGAGGAGCGCCCTGAGCTTATAAATGAGCTTGAGACTAGCTTTTGCTCGACCGATCCAGTAATTGCTCGTCGCTTTGGTGAAGTTACTTTCTTTTCCGATAACCGCGGCGACTTGCCGAAAGTGACCGTTCCATCCCTGCTCTTGCAATGCTCAGAGGATGCGATCGCTCCTATCGAGGTAGGGCATTATCTACACCACCATTTGCCTGAAAGCACGCTACAAATCATCAAGGCTACCGGGCATTGCCCGCACATGAGCCATCCCGAGGAAAGTATTCATTTCATCAAAGAATATTTGACAGCTGCCCATGCAACCTGAGTGCTTTAAATCAGGAGACATTTATCACCTGGATGAACTACTAAACACTGCACCTTGCGGCTTTCTCACGTTTACAGACGATGGCAAAATTGTCGTTGTAAATGCTACGCTGCTGCAATTACTTGGGTATGAACTAGATGAACTGCGGGGGCAACGTATTGACTCGATTTTGCCGCTAGCTAGTCGCATCTTCTATCAAACCCATTTCTTTCCCTTGCTCAAGCTACATGGCAAGGTGGAAGAGATATACATCTCACTCAGGCCTAAACACGGGAATACTCTACCCGTACTGGTGAATGCAGCGCGCCAGGAACGTTCAGGAGTTGTCATTAATGACTGTATCTTTGTACTCGTGCGCCAGCGATTTCGGTATGAAGATGAAATTCTTCAGGCAAAGAAGGATGCACAAGCCGCCATTTTAGCCCAGAACCAAGCTAACGCTGCATTGCAGCAAGCTCAGATAGCATTAGAGTCCAAGCAGGCAGAATTATTGGAACTGAATGCGAAGCTCGAAGACCAAGTTCAGCAGCGAACAGCCCAACTACAACAAGCGCTTAATTTTGAATCCTTACTACACCGGATTGCAGACAAAGTTCGTGACAGTCTCGATGAGCAACAGATCCTGCAAGCGGCAGTGCAAGAGTTAGGGGTTGAGTTGGCCATCGAATATTGTGATGTGGAAATTTATAATGCAGACCAGACGCAAGTGGTAGTCGCCTATGAATACAACCAAAGCCTGACTTTGGCGAGAGGGAAAGTTCTGGAAATTACTTCTGCCATTCCTGTGCTTGTCCCCGCTCTGATGCAGGGAGAAGTTTTGCAATTGTGTTCAATTATCTCCGATAAGTTGCTTCATAATCCCCTACAGTTAGCAATTCTTGCCTGCCCTATTTATGATGACCGGGGAGTTTTAGGCATTCTCTGGTTGTTCAGGCAAAAGGAAGAAATTTTTAGCAATTTAGAAATTCGGTTGGTACAACAAGTTGCCACTCATTGCGCGGTTGCTCTGCGCCAATCTCGTCTTTATCAGGCTGCTCAACTTCAAGTCCAAGAACTAAAACGTCTAAATCAACTCAAGAGCGACTTCCTAAGTACAATTTCCCACGAACTTCGGACACCGATGTCTAGCATGAAGATGGCACTTCAGATGTTAGAAATTTATCTGCTTCCTTTAGGAGTATTCGAGCAAGAAACCAACCCTATCAGTCAGTACTTTGAAATCCTACAAACCGAAAGCCAGCAAGAGCTGGACTTGATCGATACTCTCTTGGAGCTGGCTCAGACTGATGCCAGTACAGCTCCTTTAAGTCTGTCTCCAATTCATCTTCATTTTTGGCTCCCTCATGTCGTGGAACCTTTTATTCAGCGTACCTCTCATCAAGAGCAATACCTGGAAATTTC of the Funiculus sociatus GB2-C1 genome contains:
- a CDS encoding alpha/beta fold hydrolase; protein product: MVSNIISRNNVTIFGRGKQPMLFAHGFGCDQNMWRFLTPDFENDYKIVLFDYVGSGKSDLNAYSVERYSELNGYVKDVLDICETLDLTNVIFVGHSVSSMIGILASIQAPHRFERLILIAPSPCYINDLPNYLGGFERADIEELLDIMEKNYIGWASFFAPVIMRNEERPELINELETSFCSTDPVIARRFGEVTFFSDNRGDLPKVTVPSLLLQCSEDAIAPIEVGHYLHHHLPESTLQIIKATGHCPHMSHPEESIHFIKEYLTAAHAT
- a CDS encoding PAS domain-containing sensor histidine kinase; this translates as MQPECFKSGDIYHLDELLNTAPCGFLTFTDDGKIVVVNATLLQLLGYELDELRGQRIDSILPLASRIFYQTHFFPLLKLHGKVEEIYISLRPKHGNTLPVLVNAARQERSGVVINDCIFVLVRQRFRYEDEILQAKKDAQAAILAQNQANAALQQAQIALESKQAELLELNAKLEDQVQQRTAQLQQALNFESLLHRIADKVRDSLDEQQILQAAVQELGVELAIEYCDVEIYNADQTQVVVAYEYNQSLTLARGKVLEITSAIPVLVPALMQGEVLQLCSIISDKLLHNPLQLAILACPIYDDRGVLGILWLFRQKEEIFSNLEIRLVQQVATHCAVALRQSRLYQAAQLQVQELKRLNQLKSDFLSTISHELRTPMSSMKMALQMLEIYLLPLGVFEQETNPISQYFEILQTESQQELDLIDTLLELAQTDASTAPLSLSPIHLHFWLPHVVEPFIQRTSHQEQYLEISVKEDLPPLMADLNYLGRVLTELLQNACKYTPAGEKISVSARLTVDRNCSNIPLLRIEVSNSGVEIPQTEHERIFDKFYRIPNNDPWKHGGTGLGLALVKKLVEHMSGSIWVESSHNLTQFILEFPLALE